A single genomic interval of Lathyrus oleraceus cultivar Zhongwan6 chromosome 7, CAAS_Psat_ZW6_1.0, whole genome shotgun sequence harbors:
- the LOC127102626 gene encoding auxin transporter-like protein 5: MDTTNPPLAGADDFDMFANDDEYAATEPSSAENTALRKHWRNVGLAFNCIFLLFGSVIQLIACASNIYYINDNLDKRTWTYIFGACCATTVFIPSFHNYRIWSFLGLVMTTYTAWYLTIAAILHGQMEGVKHSGPNKMVLYFTGAINILYTFGGHAVTV; this comes from the exons ATGGACACTACAAATCCACCTTTGGCTGGTGCTGATGATTTTGATATGTTTGCTAATGATGATGAGTATGCAGCCACTGAACCATCTTCAGCTGAAAATACTGCACTTA GGAAACACTGGAGAAACGTCGGCTTGGCCTTTAACTGCATATTTCTTCTGTTTGGATCTGTTATCCAACTTATAGCTTGTGCAAG CAATATATATTACATAAATGATAATCTGGACAAGAGGACTTGGACATACATATTCGGAGCATGTTGTGCAACCACTGTCTTTATTCCCTCATTTCACAACTACAGAATCTGGTCCTTTTTGGGTCTTGTTATGACCACTTACACTGCTTGGTATCTAACAATTGCTGCAATCCTTCACGGTCAG ATGGAAGGAGTTAAGCACTCGGGTCCAAATAAAATGGTGCTATATTTTACTGGGGCCATAAACATTCTCTACACATTTGGGGGCCATGCCGTTACTGTGTAA
- the LOC127108502 gene encoding uncharacterized protein LOC127108502: protein MAKGSRGRYRISSRQYRLTPYPLARCKTDICEEMCQKKCSKALDKKECEDVTCSVCMEYPHNAVLLLCSSHDKGCRPYMCGTSLRHSNCLDQYKKAYTKVISARNGQNVLGSPFVHHDLNVPDEKNEVTELACPLCRGQVKGWTVVEPVRDYLNEKERSCMQEDCLFVGSYKELKKHVRAEHPLARPRTVDPDDEQKWRWLEWEREREDVISTVTSAMPGAVVFGDYVIEGRHNNDFDSDDEEGALEAGNGDRNGRFQMGMEAMNFFLLLHAVRQGNDLNSISRRMRPELAPNRLTNQNEDNELDVILDVSDDDNDDGRYNEGNDDGVSLVSRLRRQGGGRVLLNRSGRRRRRREAQSTMEGS, encoded by the coding sequence ATGGCAAAAGGAAGCAGGGGACGATACAGGATTTCTTCTCGTCAGTACAGGCTGACTCCATACCCACTGGCTCGATGCAAAACGGATATTTGTGAGGAAATGTGCCAAAAGAAATGCTCTAAAGCATTGGATAAGAAAGAGTGCGAAGATGTAACATGTTCTGTGTGCATGGAATATCCACACAATGCCGTTCTTCTTCTTTGTTCTTCTCATGACAAGGGTTGCCGTCCCTATATGTGCGGAACTAGCCTTCGTCATTCCAACTGCCTTGATCAGTACAAGAAAGCTTACACCAAAGTAATTTCAGCACGTAATGGACAGAACGTACTGGGCAGTCCATTTGTGCACCATGATTTGAACGTACCTGATGAGAAGAATGAAGTTACTGAACTTGCTTGCCCCCTATGTAGGGGTCAGGTTAAAGGTTGGACAGTTGTGGAACCTGTGCGGGACTATCTCAACGAAAAGGAAAGAAGCTGCATGCAGGAAGACTGCTTGTTCGTTGGGAGCTATAAGGAGTTGAAGAAGCATGTTCGggcagagcatcctttggcacGTCCACGGACAGTAGATCCTGATGATGAGCAGAAATGGAGATGGCTTGAGTGGGAGCGTGAACGTGAAGATGTTATCAGTACAGTGACATCAGCCATGCCAGGGGCAGTGGTTTTTGGAGATTATGTTATAGAAGGTCGCCATAATAATGACTTCGATTCAGATGATGAGGAAGGTGCTCTTGAAGCAGGTAATGGAGATAGAAATGGTAGATTTCAGATGGGTATGGAAGCTATGAATTTCTTCCTCCTGTTACATGCAGTTCGGCAGGGGAATGATCTCAACAGCATAAGTAGACGGATGAGGCCCGAGCTGGCCCCCAATAGGTTAACCAATCAGAATGAGGACAATGAGCTGGATGTCATACTGGATGTCTCggatgatgataatgatgatggAAGGTACAATGAAGGCAATGACGATGGTGTATCCCTGGTTAGCCGGCTCCGGCGGCAGGGTGGTGGCAGAGTTCTGTTGAATCGTTCAGGCAGGAGGCGTAGGCGTAGAGAAGCACAATCAACAATGGAAGGAAGTTGA